The Thunnus thynnus chromosome 24, fThuThy2.1, whole genome shotgun sequence genome window below encodes:
- the LOC137177452 gene encoding V-set and immunoglobulin domain-containing protein 1-like, translating to MLLLYFLLWTAVAANKEPLYRKIGDKAVLTTDSVVTPIKSIAWTHGPSIAIEWFRNGDETFAYRQFKDRGSLNTLTGALTITGLTPDDSGSYTVEINNKVTSKTQLLVISPVSKPTISVWCVMTYCVLTCTGDTTGAEPVTYWWTSGNTTWSSTKEHNITMVEKELWFSWFSCAFENPVSNISSEEVFNPFIRNQLIFMAILLLVVCIIIITFRRKGIINFSCEWIKELLKWTFIYMLVCILVVFNIMLIFDSNFEGRKELLTRMFIMIAVFGVVLVEFIIFICILYKARLSL from the exons ATGTTGCTGCTTTACTTTCTATTATGGACCGCAGTGGCAGCCAACA aagaACCACTCTACAGGAAAATAGGTGACAAAGCTGTTCTCACAACAGACTCTGTAGTGACTCCCATCAAGAGCATAGCATGGACACATGGACCCAGTATTGCCATAGAGTGGTTTCGGAATGGAGACGAGACTTTCGCCTACCGACAATTCAAAG ATCGTGGTTCGCTGAACACTTTAACTGGAGCGCTGACGATCACAGGACTGACTCCAGACGACAGTGGCAGCTACACAGTAGagatcaacaacaaagtcaccagCAAGACTCAACTCCTGGTTATCT ctcctgtctctaaaCCCACCATCTCTGTTTGGTGTGTGATGACCTACTGTGTCCTCACCTGTACTGGTGACACCACAGGTGCTGAACCAGTCACCTACTGGTGGACGTCAGGTAACACGACGTGGTCTTCAACCAAGGAGCACAATATAACAATG GTGGAAAAGGAGCTGTGGTTCAGCTGGTTCAGCTGTGCATTTGAAAACCCAGTCAGCAACATCAGCAGTGAAGAAGTCTTCAACCCCTTCATAA ggaATCAGCTCATCTTCATGGCAATATTATTACTGGTtgtctgcatcatcatcatcactttcaGACGAAAAGGCATCATCAATTTCAGTTGCGAATGGATAAAag AGCTTCTGAAATGGACGTTCATCTACATGTTAGTATGTATTCTGGTTGTGTTCAACATCATGCTTATCTTCGATTCAAACTTCGAAGGCAGAAAAG AGCTTCTGACAAGGATGTTCATCATGATAGCAGTATTTGGAGTGGTTCTGGTTGagttcatcatcttcatctgtaTTCTATACAAAGCCAGat tgtccttgtaa